The nucleotide window TGGTAACGGTTGCGCCAATCTCCAAGTAGACGCTGAAATCAGATTGAACTCGACTGCCGTTGCCTCTACTGGCGTCGACGGACCGGATCAGCCTGGTGTTGCGCTGAGCACGGTTGTTAATATGAATGGCACGACCGATTACATTCGGTTCTATGCCACCGATAATGGGGAGTGCTCGACTATTGAGAACATCCAGGTCGGCGGCTTCAAGATTAGTGGCGGCGGGAGCGGCGGCGGGGGTGGCGGAGCTTCTGTGCTGAATGACCTCACAGATGTTGATACCGCCGGCTTAGCTGATGGCAAGGTGCTTATGTATAGCGCTGGTGCGTCGGGCTGGGTGCCCGGAACGGTTTCAGGAGGGGGCAGTACCGATGTCTCATTCTATGCATACCAGACCAGTGGCCAGTCGATCCCGGGCGGCGCTATCCAGACTGCAATTAATTTTGGCGCCGAGAGATTCGACACAAATAACAATTTCAATCTGACAACAGATCGATTTACGCCAACAGTCGCTGGCAAATATATTCTGACGGCAGCCTCAGATATCAATGGCCTGACAAGCGGGTATGCGGCTGAGGTCAGCATATATAAAAATGGAAGCCTATATGCGTGGGGCTCGCTGGCCGATTCAACTAACGGCGAATCGATGTCTGTCGTTAGTGTTGTTGCAGATGCAAATGGATCGACTGATTATTTCCAGGTTTATATAATAAACATAGATAGCTCTTCACATTCTACGGGCGCTGGCGCCGATACCACTTACTTCACCGGCGCTCTTGTTGGAGGTGGTGGCGGGGGCGCGCCGACCTGCACTACGCGCTCGTTTTCTGGTGTGGGAACCACTATAAGCGTGTCGTGCCAGGCTAGCGAAATTCTCACAGGCGGCGGATGCAAATCAGCCTCCACGCCCATTACCGACAATAACTATCCAAGCGCAGCCGATACATGGACCTGTAGTTTCGACGCTTCGTCAGCTAGCAATGGAGTGTATGCTATTTGCTGCGCCTTCTAAGTTGATGCGATGTGATGGGTCTTTACGGCTATCATCATCATGCTCTTCCTCAGTGCCTCGGTGCATGCAGACTGCGCCGGTTCAGCGCAATCTCAAGCACGGCTACCTGCAACACAAAGGTGCCACGGCATGCCGCGATTCATGTCCAGTTATGTATTCCAGCTCTTCGCACGTTCGCCCGTTGCAGGGGCGACGGTCTTGCGGTAGTTGCCTGCGGGTTTGGCAGCCTGAGACTTTTTGCCTGACCACCCGCTCCTTTCGCCACACAGGGATTTCCCTCGACATTCACGCCCCGTCCTGATCGGGCGCGCTGCCGGTTCAAGGCCAAGCCCCTTCGGGGTGGCGCGCGGGTATCCCCGACCTTCGGTCGCCTTGCGCCCTGCAAGCCGGGTGATTCCCCTCCCGCGCGCCAGCCGTGAACCGTCTGCTTCTCCGCCCGCTCCTGGAGAAGGCGTGTCGAGGAAAACCCATAGCGAAAGGAGCTACATCATGACACGCAAGTTCGAAAAAGCCGCCAAGCCCGAAACCGAGTACCGTCCACCGGCCTTCATCGCCTACCACGTCGACGAACGCGGCAAGAAGAAGTTCTGGACCCGCATCGGCGCCGCCTGGCGCCACCAGAAGGGCGACGGCCTGACCCTCCGGCTCGATCTGCTGCCGGCCACCGGCGGACGGATCGTCCTGCGGGCCCCGTCCGAAACCCCCGACGAGGAGGCGGGCGCGTAAGCGCCCCCTCCCACCTTCTGGAGGTTCATCATGATCATCATGCACCGCATCGAAACCGCCCGCGCCGCGCTGGCGCGCGCCGCCCGGGTCCGCGGGACCGCGCCGGTCTATGCCGAGGACGAAGTCATCGACCTGTTGGTCGATATCCGCCACCTCTGCGATGCCGCCGGCATCGACTTCGCCCGCTGCAACTACCTCTCGCGCAACCACTACCACCACGAAACCGGGAGCGCGTCATGACGCGCTCCCTCCAAACCTTCCGGATGCAATGGCGGGGGATCGTCGTCGAAATCCAGTACGAGGCCGATTGGCTCGGCACGTTGCGCGCGCCGCGCGTCGGCCACCTGTCCATCACGGCGATATCGCCAGAGTGCGCGGCACTGCCAATCACGGAGACCGGGTATCGGTCGCATTTCATCGACCCCGCTGCGGTGGAGGAGGCGGGCGGGCCAGTGGCCTACGTCACCGCCTGGCTGGACCGCGCTGCGCAGGGTGCCGCCTGGAAGGCGCATGAAGACGCGGCGCGCCAGATGTCGTTGTTCTAGCGGCGTGGACAAAAAGAAACGGCGCGGGAGCCTGGCTCCCGCGCCGTTGTACGTTTCCTGAGGTGCTTATTCGGAGGGCGTCATCAGGGCGTTGTCCGTGCCGCACAGCAGCCGGACATCGTGCTTCGCCCAGGCCTTGAGGTCGCAGACCGGGCAGGCATAGCGTACGCGCCTGCCGCTCTTCGGGGCCGCGGGCTCGGCTTCGCCCTCGCCTCCGGCAGGCGCGGCTTCAGGCGCATCCTTCCAGACCAGCGCAAATCCCTTGCCGAGCAGCTTGTCCGCCGCGAGGTCAAACGGACCCGCGGCGACAATGTAGTGGCTGACGGCCTCGCCCGTCTCCTTGCCGCCCTCCACCCCGGTGTCGGACGGCTGGAGCCCGAGCGCCTTCATCTTCTCCGCCCATTCCCGGTTATGGTAGCGCCCGCGTCCCGGCTGGCCCTCGTGGCGTTGCCACTGATGGACAATCTCGTGGACCAGCGTCCCGAGAATGTCTTTCTGGGACCGGCTCGCAAAATGCATCGGGTTCAGGGCGATCTCGTCGGCCACCTGGCCAGCCTCGTTCGCAAAGCGCCCGCCTGCGAAATACCCGAATGTCCCCTTGCGCCTCTGGAAGGTGATCAGCGCGTTCGGCAGCATGCCGCCGAACAGCGCCTTGTTGAAATACTCATGCGCCTGCTGGAGACGGTCATAGGTCTCCTTCGTCGGCTTGATCAAAAGCGTGACCGGATCGACGGAAACGTTCATCGGTGGAGCATCCTTTCCGCCGGCCCCTTCTTTGGAATGCACATTCCAAATTCAGATCAGTGCCGGCTGCGATGTCCCCAGAATGTGGTTGCGATTGAACCTCCGTTTCCTCGCGCATTCCTCGTTATTTCTGTTGATGAAAGTGTAATGTACAAAGCATCTTTGATTGATTATGTTTGCATGTACATTTCCAATTCCGCCCCACCTTGTGTCATAATGGTAGAGAGGGGCAAAAACCGGCCGGGTTGAGCACAAGGTGTGCGCGGTACTACCGCGCTCACCTTGCCGGGGGAACTCTCCGGTTCCCCGCGGACCCCCTCAGGGCATCCCCACAGCCGCGGCGCCCGTCCTTGTGACGGTCTATCGGCAGGGGATGCAGTCAGCCGCGCCGGGCATCGAGCCCTTCGCAGCTGAGGCACCGTGTTCGGCGGTGCATCCCGACACAGGGAGACTGCCGCTCTCCCTGGACCCATCGCGCAAAGGGGCTGGCCGCGCCCCCTTGCAACCCACGGCCCGGGCCTTCGCGCCCTGGACCACGACCGCTGTGTCGGCAGCGGCTTCGAGCAAAGGGGAGATGCCGGCTCTCCCTTTGCAATTCCATCGTCCGGGCATGGCGCTCCCCGGAACCCTCGCCCTGCATGGTGCGGCGGCGTGGCGATGGCGGCGGCACGGCCTCGGGCACGCGCGTGGAAAGCGCGTGGAATCGGGCTGGCGTTGCGCCGCTATTGCTATGGCATGACGGAGAAGAGCAAACGTGAAGCCCCGATATCCTACCGCCCCCCGCAGGAACTGCGGGCGCAATTCCGGGCGCGGGTCGAGGAATCGGGGCTCTCCGTCAATGCCTTCATCACCGCCGCCGTGTTCGGCGAGGACGCGCCCGCACCGGCCCGGCGCGTGTCGGCATCGCGGGCCGATATAGCCCGCCTGCTGGCCCAGACCGCGCTGCTGGGCGCGCAGCTGAAAGGGCTGGGGCCGGATGCCGATGACGCTCTGGTCGCCGAGGCTATTCGCGACCTCCATGAAATCCGCGCCGCCTGCCTCAAGACGTTGGGACGCTCGCCATGATCCCCAAGGCGAGCCAGCGCGGCGGCGGCCAGGACCTCGCCACCCATCTGCTGAACGCCTTCGACAATGAATATGTCGAAGTGGCCGAGGTCTCGGGCGCGATTGCGCCGGATTTGCACGGGGCCTTCGCCGAATGGGAGGCCGTCGCCCACGGGCTGACCCGCTGCCGCAATTATCTCTACAGCCTGTCGATCAACCCGGACCCCGAGCATGGCCCCTTAAGCCGCGACCAGTATCGCGCCTATGCCGACCGCGTGGAAAAGGCGCTCGGCTTGGAGGGGCAGCCCCGGGCCTTGGTGTTCCACATCAAGGACGGCCGCGAGCATTGCCATGTCGTCTGGTCCCGGATCGACTACCAGACCGAGAAGGCCGTCCACATCGCCTTCGACCGCGAAAAGCTCATGATGGTGACCCGGGAGTTCGCCCGCGAACACGGTCTCGCGCTGCCAAAGGGCTATGGGCCGGAGCGCTCTGACGAGCCGCGCCGGAAGGCGTCGGCCTATGAACGGGCGCAGGAACGCGCGACCGGCCTGTCCAAGGAAGAGCGCATGGTCATGGTCACGCAGGCCTGGCGCCAGAGCGACAGCCCGCGTGCCTTCGTCCGCGCGCTGGAGGACATGGGTTACATCCTCGCCACCGGCAACCGGCCCTATGTCCTGGTCGATATCTACGGCGCCATGAACGCGCTGCCGAAGCTGATCGACGATCGCGCGGTCCGCACGAAGGACATTCGCGCGTTTCTGAGCAAGGCGTTTCCGCCGGAGTCGCTGCCGACGGTGGACGAGGCGCGCGCCCTGGCGGCGCAGCACCGCAAAGCCCGGGAGCAGTTCGCCAAGGCCCGTGATGACGGCAGGCAGCGCGAACAACTCGCCCGGGCCCAGGCCGTCCGCCGTGAAAAGCTCATCGTCGAGCAGGCCGCGAAACGCGCGCGGCAGGAAGAGGAGCGGCGCGCTCTTGCCCGGCAGCAATTAGCGGAGCGGCAATATCAGCGCGGGCAGTATCTGGCCGAGGTCTCCCGCATCCGGCAGCGGCGAGCGGAGGCGCGGCCCACCGGGCTTGCCGCCTTCCTGGGGCGGGTGACCGGCGTCAGCGCTGTGATCCGGCAGGTACATCGCTATCAGGATGCCCGCCGCTATCTCGCCTTCCGGAATGAGAAGCGCGCGCTTACCGCCCGGCAGGGGCACGAGGTCGCGGACCTGGAGCGGCGCCACGCCATGCAGGCGCTCGACATGGCACGCCATGTCAAAGCGCTCGATACAGTGGACGCCCGCGAACGAAAGGCGCTGGAGGAGCGGCGCGTCCGCGAGCAGCGCGCGCAGGATCGCGGCAGCGCGCAGCACATGCCGGCTCTTTCGCTGGACCTCAAGCCGCGCGGGCGGGGCGCATCGGTACGCAAGGCCAAGAACCGGCATCAGGACACTTTGCGCGGACGCGAGGATCGTTTGCCCCGCGGGCCGGCTGTGCCAGGCCTGAAAGAAGATATGGCTCGCGCCGCCCAGCCGCCGCCCGGACGGGAAGAGGCGGTTGACCTGCGTAGCGCCTTCGCGCAGGCCGCCGATGACGGGCGCGGTGATGGCGGTGATGGCGGAGACGATGGCCGCATCACGGTCACGCGCGCGACGCGCCGTGGCGAGCGGGAGCGGACACGAGGCCGCAAACGCGGCGATTTCGAGCGGGAGCGGTAGAGACATTGCCCGCAGCACTTTGTGCGTGTTCATATGCCGCGAGACAGACTCGGGGGCTGGCATGGAGAGGTTCGAGAAAGAGCGCATGGAGGCGCTCGCCGCGCGCCGGGCGGAGTGGCAGGACAGCGGGGAGACGCTGGAAGAGCGCTTCGGGCCGGGCTCCTTTGGCTGTCACGAGGCCCTGCATGTCACTCATCTGGTCGTCGATCTGATCGAGCGCGAGCTGGTCCAGCACAGCG belongs to Xanthobacter autotrophicus Py2 and includes:
- a CDS encoding hypothetical protein (KEGG: nha:Nham_0588 hypothetical protein) → MSRKTHSERSYIMTRKFEKAAKPETEYRPPAFIAYHVDERGKKKFWTRIGAAWRHQKGDGLTLRLDLLPATGGRIVLRAPSETPDEEAGA
- a CDS encoding Relaxase/mobilization nuclease family protein (PFAM: Relaxase/mobilization nuclease family protein~KEGG: nha:Nham_0596 hypothetical protein), translated to MIPKASQRGGGQDLATHLLNAFDNEYVEVAEVSGAIAPDLHGAFAEWEAVAHGLTRCRNYLYSLSINPDPEHGPLSRDQYRAYADRVEKALGLEGQPRALVFHIKDGREHCHVVWSRIDYQTEKAVHIAFDREKLMMVTREFAREHGLALPKGYGPERSDEPRRKASAYERAQERATGLSKEERMVMVTQAWRQSDSPRAFVRALEDMGYILATGNRPYVLVDIYGAMNALPKLIDDRAVRTKDIRAFLSKAFPPESLPTVDEARALAAQHRKAREQFAKARDDGRQREQLARAQAVRREKLIVEQAAKRARQEEERRALARQQLAERQYQRGQYLAEVSRIRQRRAEARPTGLAAFLGRVTGVSAVIRQVHRYQDARRYLAFRNEKRALTARQGHEVADLERRHAMQALDMARHVKALDTVDARERKALEERRVREQRAQDRGSAQHMPALSLDLKPRGRGASVRKAKNRHQDTLRGREDRLPRGPAVPGLKEDMARAAQPPPGREEAVDLRSAFAQAADDGRGDGGDGGDDGRITVTRATRRGERERTRGRKRGDFERER
- a CDS encoding hypothetical protein (KEGG: nha:Nham_3850 complement C1q protein), whose product is MRSILLAAMLMLGMASPARAQLVGTDTAPGSSCAGFPDGATRMTADADLDGKDVVLVCDGTTWNAVSGSSGGNTFSFRASGGSTTSNSLSLVTNLSQNYDPNSVWDESGAADRYQPTEAGDYFIYLTANGNGCANLQVDAEIRLNSTAVASTGVDGPDQPGVALSTVVNMNGTTDYIRFYATDNGECSTIENIQVGGFKISGGGSGGGGGGASVLNDLTDVDTAGLADGKVLMYSAGASGWVPGTVSGGGSTDVSFYAYQTSGQSIPGGAIQTAINFGAERFDTNNNFNLTTDRFTPTVAGKYILTAASDINGLTSGYAAEVSIYKNGSLYAWGSLADSTNGESMSVVSVVADANGSTDYFQVYIINIDSSSHSTGAGADTTYFTGALVGGGGGGAPTCTTRSFSGVGTTISVSCQASEILTGGGCKSASTPITDNNYPSAADTWTCSFDASSASNGVYAICCAF
- a CDS encoding conserved hypothetical protein (KEGG: bbt:BBta_6567 hypothetical protein); amino-acid sequence: MNVSVDPVTLLIKPTKETYDRLQQAHEYFNKALFGGMLPNALITFQRRKGTFGYFAGGRFANEAGQVADEIALNPMHFASRSQKDILGTLVHEIVHQWQRHEGQPGRGRYHNREWAEKMKALGLQPSDTGVEGGKETGEAVSHYIVAAGPFDLAADKLLGKGFALVWKDAPEAAPAGGEGEAEPAAPKSGRRVRYACPVCDLKAWAKHDVRLLCGTDNALMTPSE
- a CDS encoding conserved hypothetical protein (KEGG: nha:Nham_0589 hypothetical protein); its protein translation is MIIMHRIETARAALARAARVRGTAPVYAEDEVIDLLVDIRHLCDAAGIDFARCNYLSRNHYHHETGSAS